The following coding sequences lie in one Stenotrophomonas rhizophila genomic window:
- a CDS encoding sigma-70 family RNA polymerase sigma factor: protein MPELELADTGAARRLDDLLVRVASGDRQAFESVYQLASGRLFAICLHVLRDRSDAEEVLQDVFTSVWHKAAQFDRAKAAAMTWLSMMARNRAIDRLRAAPPRPLDDLSVADEIPDFAPQPAQVAEQASDRQRLDDCLDTLEPRRRSLIRLAFLDGASYEELARRIGSPLGSVKSWIRRGLGQLRVCLER, encoded by the coding sequence ATGCCTGAGCTGGAGCTTGCCGACACGGGTGCCGCACGGCGCCTCGACGACCTGCTGGTCCGGGTTGCCAGCGGCGATCGCCAGGCCTTCGAGTCGGTGTATCAGCTGGCGTCCGGGCGCTTGTTCGCGATCTGCCTGCACGTCCTGCGCGATCGCAGCGACGCCGAAGAGGTGTTGCAGGATGTCTTCACCAGCGTCTGGCACAAGGCGGCGCAGTTCGACCGCGCCAAGGCGGCGGCCATGACCTGGCTGTCGATGATGGCGCGCAACCGCGCGATCGACCGCCTGCGCGCGGCGCCGCCGCGCCCGCTGGACGACCTGTCGGTGGCCGATGAAATCCCCGATTTCGCCCCGCAGCCGGCCCAGGTGGCCGAACAGGCCTCCGACCGGCAGCGCCTGGACGACTGCCTGGACACCCTGGAACCGCGCCGCCGTTCGCTGATCCGGCTGGCGTTCCTGGACGGGGCCAGCTATGAGGAACTGGCGCGCCGGATCGGCTCGCCCCTGGGCTCGGTGAAAAGCTGGATCCGCCGCGGCCTGGGGCAACTGCGGGTGTGCCTGGAACGATGA
- a CDS encoding anti-sigma factor, translated as MNIRDLHDLHDDGQPPSADILAGEYVLGVLDAAQRSEAEQRIANDPGFARLVSQWENRLAPMLDALGSEAVPAHVWPRIRTALGWPSVGAGAPRAWQRTGFWQGMTALAAVVALVAVFSRGQLEPVAPVAPPVAVTPTPPPTPSEPEQATKPVTPLLHDDGTPGWLASVDKAQGKVLMVPVPAAADAAGRAPELWLIPAGGTPRSLGLVSINRAHTVTVPDALRDALVNGSVLAITLEPSSGAPQGIPTGPIIAKGDIATL; from the coding sequence ATGAACATCCGCGACCTCCATGACCTGCATGACGACGGGCAACCGCCCAGCGCCGACATCCTGGCCGGCGAATACGTGCTGGGCGTGCTCGATGCCGCCCAACGCAGCGAGGCCGAGCAGCGCATCGCCAACGACCCCGGCTTTGCCCGGCTGGTGAGCCAGTGGGAAAACCGCCTGGCGCCCATGCTCGACGCGCTGGGCAGTGAAGCGGTGCCCGCGCACGTGTGGCCGCGCATCCGTACCGCGCTGGGCTGGCCCTCGGTCGGCGCCGGCGCGCCGCGCGCCTGGCAGCGCACCGGGTTCTGGCAGGGCATGACCGCGCTGGCCGCCGTGGTGGCGCTGGTGGCGGTGTTCAGTCGCGGCCAGCTGGAACCGGTGGCCCCGGTTGCACCGCCGGTGGCGGTCACCCCGACCCCGCCGCCCACCCCGTCCGAACCCGAGCAGGCGACCAAGCCGGTCACCCCGCTGTTGCACGACGACGGCACGCCAGGCTGGTTGGCCTCGGTGGACAAGGCCCAGGGCAAGGTGCTGATGGTGCCGGTACCGGCCGCCGCCGATGCGGCCGGGCGCGCCCCGGAACTGTGGCTGATCCCGGCCGGCGGCACGCCGCGTTCGCTGGGCCTGGTGTCCATCAACCGCGCCCATACGGTGACCGTGCCGGACGCACTGCGTGATGCGCTGGTGAACGGCTCCGTGCTGGCCATCACGCTGGAACCGTCCAGCGGCGCGCCGCAGGGCATCCCGACCGGCCCGATCATCGCCAAGGGCGACATCGCCACCCTGTAA
- a CDS encoding acyl-CoA desaturase, which translates to MSAGPATAAPRTARRGLMATVRRWFDTSAGTAVADEAAQRVDWLRAIPFAAMHLACLAVIWVGVSWVAVGVAVALYAVRMFAITAFYHRYFSHRTFRTSRAVQFVFAVIGAASVQRGPLWWAAHHRVHHRHTDTAADPHSPGVHGFWWSHMGWFLTTDGFRTRWDRIPDLAKYPELRWLDRFDTLVPIALAAALFGLGALLEHFAPSWGTSGGQMLVWGFFISTVVLFHATVTINSLAHRFGRQRFNTGDDSRNNLWLALLTFGEGWHNNHHFFPGTARQGFYWWEIDVTWYGLRLMAALGLVRDLKPVPAWVLAKAEH; encoded by the coding sequence ATGTCGGCCGGACCCGCCACTGCAGCACCCCGCACGGCCCGCCGTGGCCTGATGGCCACCGTGCGGCGCTGGTTCGATACCAGCGCCGGGACGGCGGTGGCCGACGAAGCGGCGCAGCGCGTGGACTGGCTGCGCGCGATCCCGTTCGCGGCCATGCACCTTGCCTGCCTGGCGGTGATCTGGGTGGGGGTCTCCTGGGTGGCGGTCGGCGTTGCGGTGGCGTTGTACGCCGTGCGGATGTTCGCCATCACCGCCTTCTACCACCGCTACTTCTCGCACCGCACCTTCCGCACCTCGCGCGCGGTGCAGTTCGTGTTCGCGGTGATCGGCGCGGCCAGCGTGCAGCGCGGCCCGCTGTGGTGGGCCGCCCACCACCGCGTCCATCACCGCCATACCGACACCGCCGCCGATCCGCACTCGCCCGGCGTGCATGGCTTCTGGTGGAGCCACATGGGCTGGTTCCTCACCACCGACGGCTTCCGCACCCGCTGGGACCGCATCCCCGACCTGGCCAAGTACCCGGAACTGCGCTGGCTGGACCGCTTCGACACGCTGGTGCCGATCGCGTTGGCCGCCGCCCTGTTCGGCCTGGGCGCGCTGCTCGAACATTTCGCGCCGTCCTGGGGCACCAGCGGCGGGCAGATGCTGGTGTGGGGCTTCTTCATCTCCACCGTGGTGCTGTTCCACGCCACGGTCACCATCAACTCGCTGGCGCACCGTTTCGGCCGCCAGCGGTTCAACACCGGTGACGACAGCCGCAACAACCTGTGGCTGGCCCTGCTCACCTTCGGTGAGGGCTGGCACAACAACCACCACTTCTTCCCCGGCACCGCGCGCCAGGGCTTTTACTGGTGGGAGATCGATGTGACCTGGTACGGCCTGCGGCTGATGGCGGCGCTGGGCCTGGTGCGCGACCTCAAACCCGTGCCGGCCTGGGTGCTGGCCAAGGCGGAGCACTGA